In Panicum virgatum strain AP13 chromosome 4N, P.virgatum_v5, whole genome shotgun sequence, a single window of DNA contains:
- the LOC120669212 gene encoding phospholipase A1-II 7-like, translating into MNGSGIRELEVPCSPAPARARPERAAGALAAADQERRERIEGTQQTGGLYGPGVDWSALLEPLDASLRGELLKYGELAQATYDGFDGRHWSPHCGTFLHGLRCLLPALGLGGHGYAATAFVYATSEGGWVPRWLRRQLHTAAWDGHANWIGYVAAAGAAEARRAGHRDIVVAWRGTITPDEWALDMRTRMVPFELNAGNDKGARVAEGFHTMYTSSNAGSKYGPRATRSPAS; encoded by the exons ATGAATGGTAGTGGGATCAGGGAGCTGGAG GTCCCTTGTTCACCAGCGCCGGCGCGCGCCCGCCCGgaacgcgccgccggcgccctcgcgGCCGCCGACCAGGAGCGTCGGGAGCGAATCGAAGGGACACAACAGACAGGCGGACTGTACGGCCCGGGCGTTGACTGGTCCGCGCTCCTCGAGCCGCTCGACGCCAgcctccgcggcgagctcctcAAGTACGGCGAGCTCGCGCAAGCCACCTACGACGGCTTCGACGGGCGCCACTGGTCCCCGCACTGCGGCACCTTCCTACACGGCCTCCGATGCCTGCTCCCGGCGCTGGGCCTCGGCGGCCACGGGTACGCCGCCACCGCTTTCGTCTACGCCACCAGCGAGGGCGGCTGGGTCCCGCGCTGGCTCCGGCGCCAGCTCCACACCGCCGCATGGGACGGCCACGCCAACTGGATCGGGTacgtcgcggcggccggcgccgccgaggcgcgccgcgccggccaccggGACATCGTCGTCGCGTGGCGGGGCACCATCACGCCGGACGAGTGGGCCCTGGACATGCGGACCAGGATGGTGCCGTTCGAGCTCAACGCCGGCAATGACAAGGGCGCCAGGGTGGCCGAGGGGTTCCACACCATGTACACGTCCAGCAACGCCGGGAGCAAGTACGGCCCTCGCGCTAccaggtcgccggcgagctag